The following are encoded in a window of Carassius auratus strain Wakin chromosome 6, ASM336829v1, whole genome shotgun sequence genomic DNA:
- the rgs16 gene encoding regulator of G-protein signaling 16, whose amino-acid sequence MDIYFPSGFPVCRGITGLSNNCLERAKRLKACVGGFLQRQDLSSLCKYRKPRLTLEECLLWKQSLEKLLSSKHGLYAFRSFLVSEFSEENIAFYLACEDYKNTKSAAKMPSKAKRIYEEFIGSEAPREVNIDYETRDITQANLKSPTASCFDMAQYRIYILMEKDCYPRFLRSTAYRNLVNQLTVKSAKARSKKAIAARPPIEVEEPK is encoded by the exons ATGGATATTTATTTCCCTTCTGGCTTTCCGGTGTGTAGAGGAATAACAGGGCTCTCAAACAATTGCCTAGAAAG GGCCAAAAGATTAAAGGCGTGCGTGGGTGGATTTCTGCAGAGACAAGACTTGAGCAGCCTATGTAAATATAGAAAACCAAG GTTGACCTTGGAGGAATGTCTGTTGTGGAAACAGTCTCTTGAGAAGCTTCTGTCCAGCAAAC ATGGACTATATGCCTTCAGATCTTTTCTGGTATCTGAGTTTAGTGAAGAAAACATTGCTTTCTACCTGGCCTGTGAGgactacaaaaatacaaagtCTGCAGCTAAGATGCCATCCAAAGCCAAGAGGATCTACGAGGAGTTTATTGGAAGTGAAGCTCCTAGAGAg GTTAACATCGATTATGAGACCCGAGACATTACTCAAGCCAACCTGAAAAGCCCTACTGCATCCTGCTTCGATATGGCCCAGTACCGCATCTATATTCTCATGGAAAAGGACTGTTACCCACGATTCCTCCGCTCCACTGCCTACCGAAATCTAGTCAACCAGCTCACAGTGAAGAGCGCTAAGGCAAGAAGCAAAAAGGCCATTGCGGCCAGACCACCAATTGAAGTTGAAGAACCAAAATGA